The Scyliorhinus canicula chromosome 13, sScyCan1.1, whole genome shotgun sequence genome contains a region encoding:
- the LOC119975950 gene encoding class I histocompatibility antigen, F10 alpha chain-like: MACGDPGVFLALLLCFNRVQTALAVSHSLLYQYILNHGVADLPEYSVMGVLDGCETDYYDKNMNITVPRQTWMAEAFDQHYWGECTITSAGFHGLIKGQLDRWLQKENQTASTHFVQGLFGCELNGTKPSGGILKLAYDGIYVLSFDKNTLVWTAHQQIAQEMKEKWNRETKMNRYFKSLLENDCVNLWWTYYAIGNTSLTRKVIPEVSVSARDGSGWCLQCTVRGFYPQSIDVTWLKNGEHVPETRSTGLLPNENGTYQLTTVLQFDPYDGKQYSCHIEHSSLPNGKTVPWEGKTKKDEHVGLIVAGVVVSLAIIILIYLKWRRQRDYNIV; the protein is encoded by the exons TGTCTCATTCGCTCCTCTATCAGTACATCCTGAACCATGGGGTTGCGGATCTCCCAGAGTACAGTGTCATGGGAGTTTTGGATGGCTGCGAGACAGACTATTATGACAAAAATATGAACATAACTGTTCCAAGGCAAACATGGATGGCGGAAGCGTTTGACCAGCACTACTGGGGCGAGTGCACCATCACTTCAGCTGGTTTCCATGGACTCATCAAGGGACAGCTGGATAGATGGCTGCAGAAGGAAAACCAAACAGCAA GTACCCATTTCGTACAAGGACTGTTTGGCTGTGAGCTGAATGGTACCAAACCTAGCGGCGGGATTCTGAAGTTAGCTTACGATGGGATTTATGTTCTGAGCTTTGATAAAAACACATTGGTTTGGACTGCACATCAACAAATTGCTCAGGAAATGAAAGAGAAGTGGAATAGAGAAACAAAGATGAACCGTTATTTCAAGAGCCTGCTAGAAAATGACTGTGTGAATCTATGGTGGACGTACTATGCTATTGGAAACACATCCCTCACCAGGAAAG TTATTCCCGAGGTCTCAGTCAGTGCCAGGGATGGGTCAGGTTGGTGTCTCCAGTGCACCGTGCGTGGATTTTACCCACAGTCCATCGATGTGACCTGGCTGAAGAATGGGGAACACGTTCCTGAGACCAGATCGACTGGCTTGCTGCCCAATGAAAATGGGACCTATCAACTGACGACAGTCCTCCAATTTGACCCGTATGACGGGAAGCAGTATTCTTGCCACATTGAGCACAGCAGCTTGCCGAATGGGAAGACTGTCCCTTGGG AAGGAAAGACGAAGAAAGACGAACACGTGGGGCTGATTGTCGCGGGTGTAGTGGTGTCATTGGCAATCATTATTCTAATATATCTAAAATGGAGAAGGCAAAGAG